The stretch of DNA GCCGAGTAGTTTTCGCCGCGTCGGCCGGCCAGACCGATATGGCTCTGGCGGCCGAAATGGCTGAATTTCGGCCCGTGGTTGACGTCGACGTCCCAGGTGCTGAATTGAGATTGTTTGTCGCCGAGCCTGTTTGGGTCTCGAACATAGACCTTCAGCGGGTCCCGGGTGCGTGATTAGGCAATCCGAGCCACCGTGGACCGTGACAGGGCCTGTGACGCAGACGCGCATACCCGCCGCAGGGACGCAGTCACTGGGCGCATGTCCGTTCCGAGGGGGGCGGATACCGACATCGCCGCCAATGGCCGACCCGACCGCCCCATGACTGGCGCCGCCACACACGTCAGCCCCAATCGGCTTTCCTCGTGATCCATCGCGACTCCATCGCGACGCACCCGCGTCAACTCTGCGGTCAGACTGTCCGGCTCGCAGATCGACCGGGGTGTCAAGCCAATCAGCGGCGTCGCCAGCGCGGCCGTGGCCGCCTTGGCGTCGTAGGCCAGCAGCACCTTTCCCACCGCTGTGCAATGGGCAGGCAACCTGCTACCGATGCGGGACGGCGCCGCGGCCGTGCCGTGGCCATACAGTTTGGCGAGGTACACAACGTCGCTGCCATGAAGGGAAGCCAAGTGCACTGTGCGGCGGGTCGCTTCGAACAGATCCACCAGAAACGGCAACAGGAGGTCTCGGAGCCGCTCGTGGCCGGGCGCGTACACGCTGCTGCCCAACTCGTGCAGGCGCGCTCCCAACCGGTACTTGGCCCCGACGCGCTCGACCATCGCGTTGCGCTCAAGCATGCCGAGAACGCGGAAGGCGGTCGATTTGCTCAACTGTGTCCGGCGGGCGAGCTCACTGACTCCGAGCGGGCTAGCGCGGTGCTCACCCAGGGTTGATAGCAAGCTGAACGCTTTGTCGATCGCCGCCCGGTCGTCACGGATCGGCTCGACGGCGGTGATAGTCATGCGGTGCAAAACCTCCACGGACAAGACCGGGTCGTCAAATCAAATTGGCTACACGGTCACTTTTAAGTGAACGGTTCCACCATGGCCGTGGCGTCGACGGTGCCGCATCGGTGGGGATACCCGATGCCATACCTGTCGGCATACCTGTCTTTCACACGAGGCTGGTGTGGCCGGCGAAACGCTCAATAATGACGCTATGTCCGTCAAAAGTGACGGGATGCAGCTTGAAAACGAGCTCGTAGCCCGCAATGTTCGGCGGTTCCGTCGAGAACGCGCCATGTCGATGGGGGAGCTGGCCCGCCGATCTGGTCTATCGAAACAGACGCTGTCGAAAATCGAGCAGGGCTGCGGCAACCCGACGGTGGACACCCTGGCTCAGCTCGGCGCTGCCCTCGACCTGCCTGCGCGGCGACTATTCACCGAGTGGGGCACGCCTGTCTATGTAAAGCGCCACTACGAGGGCTCGTGGGTGGATGGGGCGGAACGGTCCGAGCGGATCCTCGACGAAACCTACGGTTCGGGTTATGTGCGGACGTTGACGCTCAAGCTCGAGCGGGTGGATGGAGAACCTCGCGTCATCGGTGCGCACTCTGCCGGCACACTGCACCACCTGTATGTCATCTCCGGACGAGTATGGGCAGGCCCGGTCACCGAGCCGGTGGACCTGTCAGCCGGTGACTTCATCCGCTTCCCCGGCGACACACCACATCTGATCGCCTGCCGCTCTGAACGAGCATCGGCGCACATGGTCACCACGGTGCCGCAGGTACGCCAATTCGGGCCGACCGTGATCAATGATGGCAACACTGAGCGGCTCCGCGACGGCGATGAGGCGGCCGCGTCGCGGTGATCGCGGCGGCCCCCGTCGTGTGCCGCAGCGCGGAACAGCGACTCGGCGAAATCGGGGTGTAGCCGGTGCAATGACACGATGAAGTCAAGCCTGTTGTTGCGGCGCGATCTTGACCTTCTGCTGTTTGAGTGGCGGCGGGGCGGAAGGGTCGAAACGTGAAAAGCACGATGCAGGACTACCCCTTGACGGTCGGCGCGATCCTCCGACACGGAACCAGTGTGCATGCGCAGCGACAGGTCCGAACGCTCCAGCCCGACGGCACCGTGCGAGCCTCGACCTTTCACCAAGTCGGCCTGCGGACAGCGCAGCTGGCCAACGCGTTACGCGATGTTGGAGTAACCGCCGACACTCGAGTGGCCACCTTCATGTGGAACAACCAGGAGCACGTCGAGGCCTACTGCGCCATTCCAGCCATGGGAGCGGTGCTGCACACCCTCAACATCCGCTTGGCTGCAGAGCAAATCAGCTTCATCGCAAACCACGCCGAGGACGAAGTCGTCATCGTCGACGGCAGCCTGACGCAGCAACTGGCCTCTGTTTTGCCCGAGCTTCCGCTGGTGCACACCGTCATTGTGACCGGCAATGGAAATTTGGCGGACTTGGCCGAGACCGGGAAATCGGTTGTGCGCTACGGCGATTTCATCGCTGGCCAGCCGACTGGCTTTGACTGGCCGGAGCTAGATGAACGCTGCGCCGCCGCAATGTGTTACACGTCAGGCACAACGGGCAATCCCAAAGGTGTTGTGTATAGCCACCGATCGACATACCTGCACTCAATGGGCATCTGCGCCAAGGGCGCACTCGAGGTCGGACCCGACGATGTCGTGCTGCCCATCGTACCGATGTTCCATGCGAACGCCTGGGGGTTGATCTACGCCGCCATGATGGCCGGCGCCGACTTGGTGCTACCGGACCGCTTTCTGCAAGCAGAACCCGTGGTCGGACTCATTGAGAGCGAGCGGCCGACGATCGCCGGTGCCGTCCCCACGGTATGGAACGACATCCTGCGATACCTCGAGGACCGGCCTGACGCGGATATCTCGTCATTGCGTCTGGTCGGCTGTGGTGGTTCAGCGACTCCGACGCACTTGATGCGGACCTTCCAGGAGAAGTATGGGGTATACATCGCCCAGGCGTGGGGGATGACCGAGACCTCACCGCTGGCCACGATCTCCAAGCCGGCTGCCGAACTGCCGGAGGCACAGCACTGGCAACTGCGCTCTCTCCAAGGGCGACCCGTGTGCGGCGTCGAGATACGAATCGTCGACGGTGAGGGAACGGTGCTGCCGAATGATGGAACTGCGGTCGGCGAATTGCAGGTGCGAGGTCCATGGATCACCGGTGCCTACTTCGGGCGGGAATCGGAGGACTCGTTCAGCGATGGCTGGCTGGTCACCGGCGATGTTGGTTCGATTGATCCCGACGGGTATGTCACGCTGACTGATCGCGCCAAGGACGTCATCAAATCCGGTGGCGAGTGGATCTCCTCGGTACAACTGGAGCTCGTGATCTCCTCACATCCAGCGGTTTTCGAGGCTGCGGTCATCGCCGTGCCCGACGACAGATGGCAGGAACGTCCGCTTGCCGCGGTCGTCTTGGACTCTGGTAAGGAGGTCAGCGTCGCGCAGCTGCAAGAGTTCGTGCGGGACAAGGTGGCGCGCTGGTGGGTTCCGGAACGATGGACGTTCGTCGATCGGCTGCCCCGAACGTCGACCGGCAAGTACGACAAGAAGCTTCTTCGTGATTCGCATCGCCGCGGGCTTCTTGGTGTGATCGAAGAATGACCTGAGAGACGGCAACCGGTGACGGTTGCGCAGGGTCGCCGATCTGTAGAAACCACACCCGGTTGCGCGTGAAGATTAGTCATGGCACAGGAAGACGCTGATCAGTCCGCAGCGAGCGTCGGCACGTCGGCCCTGCTCGACGGACTCGAGGGTGAAGCTCGACGAGACCGGGCCGAATTGATCGCGTGGTTGATGCGGCGGGGCTTCACGGCCGACGAAATCTCGGCGTCGGTGACCCCGATGCTTTTGCCCGCGAACCGCGCGATGGGCGCCGACGGTGTGTATGTCTCCACGCGTGAGATGGTGCATGCGACCGGCATTGACCTTGAGCTCCTACAGGGGATGCAGCGAGCCGCGGGTCTGCCCCGTATCGATGATCCCGACGCTGCTGTATTGCCGCGGGCCGACGTCGAGGCCGCGACGCGAGCCAAGTATCTTCTCGACTTCGGTGTCGATCCAGATGACATGCTTGCCATTGTCAGGGTGCTCGCGGAGGGACTACGCCGTGGAGCTGCCATGATGCGCGAACCGGCCTTCAAGGCTTTCGCAACACCTGGAGCGAGCGAGGTTGATGTCGCAGAGTCCGCCGACGCGTTGGCGCAGGCCGTCATTCCCTCGCTCAAGAGAATGGTTGAAGGCCTGTTGATGTTGCAGGTACGCCACATGTTCGAAGGGGAGGGAA from Mycobacterium sp. JS623 encodes:
- a CDS encoding IclR family transcriptional regulator; protein product: MTITAVEPIRDDRAAIDKAFSLLSTLGEHRASPLGVSELARRTQLSKSTAFRVLGMLERNAMVERVGAKYRLGARLHELGSSVYAPGHERLRDLLLPFLVDLFEATRRTVHLASLHGSDVVYLAKLYGHGTAAAPSRIGSRLPAHCTAVGKVLLAYDAKAATAALATPLIGLTPRSICEPDSLTAELTRVRRDGVAMDHEESRLGLTCVAAPVMGRSGRPLAAMSVSAPLGTDMRPVTASLRRVCASASQALSRSTVARIA
- a CDS encoding fatty acid--CoA ligase, coding for MQDYPLTVGAILRHGTSVHAQRQVRTLQPDGTVRASTFHQVGLRTAQLANALRDVGVTADTRVATFMWNNQEHVEAYCAIPAMGAVLHTLNIRLAAEQISFIANHAEDEVVIVDGSLTQQLASVLPELPLVHTVIVTGNGNLADLAETGKSVVRYGDFIAGQPTGFDWPELDERCAAAMCYTSGTTGNPKGVVYSHRSTYLHSMGICAKGALEVGPDDVVLPIVPMFHANAWGLIYAAMMAGADLVLPDRFLQAEPVVGLIESERPTIAGAVPTVWNDILRYLEDRPDADISSLRLVGCGGSATPTHLMRTFQEKYGVYIAQAWGMTETSPLATISKPAAELPEAQHWQLRSLQGRPVCGVEIRIVDGEGTVLPNDGTAVGELQVRGPWITGAYFGRESEDSFSDGWLVTGDVGSIDPDGYVTLTDRAKDVIKSGGEWISSVQLELVISSHPAVFEAAVIAVPDDRWQERPLAAVVLDSGKEVSVAQLQEFVRDKVARWWVPERWTFVDRLPRTSTGKYDKKLLRDSHRRGLLGVIEE
- a CDS encoding adenylate/guanylate cyclase domain-containing protein, whose protein sequence is MAQEDADQSAASVGTSALLDGLEGEARRDRAELIAWLMRRGFTADEISASVTPMLLPANRAMGADGVYVSTREMVHATGIDLELLQGMQRAAGLPRIDDPDAAVLPRADVEAATRAKYLLDFGVDPDDMLAIVRVLAEGLRRGAAMMREPAFKAFATPGASEVDVAESADALAQAVIPSLKRMVEGLLMLQVRHMFEGEGITAAERATGRLPGARQVAVAFADLAGFTRLGEMLPPEDLQRVAGRLGELAHDVAVPPVSFVKTIGDAAMFVSTDTDRLIAALLDLIDLAAAHDLPQLRGGVATGLAVSRAGDWFGSPVNIASRVTGLARAGTVVVTASARKTVGTAAGLVWSPAGAQHLRGVPGRVRLYRVSRAPH
- a CDS encoding helix-turn-helix domain-containing protein — encoded protein: MSVKSDGMQLENELVARNVRRFRRERAMSMGELARRSGLSKQTLSKIEQGCGNPTVDTLAQLGAALDLPARRLFTEWGTPVYVKRHYEGSWVDGAERSERILDETYGSGYVRTLTLKLERVDGEPRVIGAHSAGTLHHLYVISGRVWAGPVTEPVDLSAGDFIRFPGDTPHLIACRSERASAHMVTTVPQVRQFGPTVINDGNTERLRDGDEAAASR